A window from Betta splendens chromosome 1, fBetSpl5.4, whole genome shotgun sequence encodes these proteins:
- the LOC114862678 gene encoding beta-1,3-galactosyltransferase 5-like, giving the protein MENKRKLLQSVFIIFMGVVVFFSLLISFDNRLNSPNGSSQPVMVSPQSKLDQWKDPGPYHVAYPRNYRFIMDDTATCRNRTPFLLLMVPVAPSDVEARDTIRKTWGSEKSVLGQTVETLFILGLPGGPDHEQQQEKLHQENLQHRDLIQGRFQDTYRNLTIKTMLTLEWLSLYCTKASYYMKIDSDMLLHVPNLVKLLLDPKTPKQKYMSGLVWWHSPVIRNPFNRFYMPARVFAEPEYPPYPLGMAYVMSLDLPAKLLQMSSQIKPIYIEDAYLGMCLQRLGIAPTDPPEDTMFLVLPKHPPSNCRLSKVIAVTTESRQQMMSYWQKSKRLEAEC; this is encoded by the coding sequence ATGGAGAATAAAAGGAAACTCCTCCAAAgcgtcttcatcatcttcatggGAGTAGTGGTCTTCTTCTCCCTCTTGATCAGCTTTGATAATAGATTGAACAGCCCTAATGGTTCCAGTCAACCAGTAATGGTATCACCACAATCAAAACTAGACCAGTGGAAGGATCCTGGCCCGTATCATGTGGCCTATCCAAGAAACTACAGATTCATTATGGATGATACAGCAACATGCAGGAACAGGACTCCTTTTCTGCTCTTGATGGTCCCAGTTGCACCCAGTGACGTGGAGGCACGGGACACCATCCGGAAGACATGGGGCAGTGAGAAGTCGGTTCTGGGCCAGACGGTTGAAACCCTCTTCATCCTGGGCCTGCCAGGAGGACCTGATCACGAGCAGCAGCAAGAGAAGCTCCATCAGGAGAACCTGCAGCACCGTGACCTGATCCAAGGCAGGTTCCAGGACACCTACCGCAATCTGACCATCAAGACCATGCTCACGCTGGAGTGGCTCTCCCTTTACTGCACCAAGGCTTCCTATTACATGAAGATTGATTCTGATATGTTACTGCATGTCCCCAATTTGGTCAAGTTGCTGCTGGATCCTAAAACACCCAAACAAAAGTACATGTCAGGCCTTGTGTGGTGGCACAGCCCAGTTATAAGGAACCCTTTTAACAGGTTCTATATGCCAGCACGTGTGTTTGCTGAGCCAGAGTACCCTCCTTACCCCCTGGGCATGGCCTATGTCATGTCCCTGGATCTGCCCGCGAAGCTTCTGCAAATGTCCTCTCAGATTAAACCCATCTACATTGAGGATGCGTATCTGGGCATGTGCCTACAGCGCCTGGGCATCGCTCCCACCGATCCTCCTGAGGACACCATGTTTTTAGTCCTCCCCAAACACCCACCGAGCAACTGCCGCCTTTCCAAAGTGATCGCCGTGACGACGGAGAGCAGGCAGCAGATGATGAGTTACTGGCAAAAGAGCAAGCGACTGGAAGCTGAATGCTGA
- the LOC114862347 gene encoding beta-1,3-galactosyltransferase 1-like has protein sequence MDDAETTTCLNGAKRQHVDRSSAQRKSSLRLWFKFLLLFCLGAFVLCYTLPGSVTSQWVSDSFQKHYERIFSRIHQNISHPPYKHYKDDETTRGKIPETTPGKTQLTTPGIIQETTPGIIQETTAPKTTLPTEARTGIQFHQAYPRNYHFIMDNTEVCNTRKPFLVLMVPVAPNNVAARDAIRQTWGSSSLVQGKVVLTLFLLGLPSGADFQQQQEKVRQENQQHHDLIQSDFMDTYLNLTIKTMVIMDWLATRCPTAAYAMKIDSDMFLNIDNLMVMLQKPGIPKTKYLTGYVMWNIPVIRSMDSKWYVSEELYPDPQYPTYTLGMGYVFSNDLPQKFVEVSTSITPFNIEDAYIGMCMKKLGFPVTPPPDPGQFRTYNIMYNRCEYSKIITYILGSSEELVRYWTDLKKPGPPC, from the exons ATGGATGACGCTGAAACCACGACGTGCCTTAATGGGGCGAAAAG ACAACATGTTGACAGATCAAGTGCCCAAAGGAAGTCTTCGCTTCGCTTGTGGTTCAAgtttcttctccttttctgtcTGGGTGCATTCGTCTTGTGTTACACTTTGCCTGGAAGCGTCACATCACAGTGGGTGAGCGATTCCTTCCAGAAGCACTACGAGAGGATTTTCAGTCGGATACATCAGAATATTTCACATCCTCCCTATAAACATTATAAAGATGATGAAACGACACGGGGAAAAATCCCAGAAACGACACCAGGAAAAACCCAATTAACGACACCAGGAATAATCCAAGAAACGACACCAGGAATAATCCAAGAAACGACAGCACCTAAAACAACCCTACCCACTGAGGCACGTACAGGTATTCAGTTCCACCAAGCATACCCACGCAACTACCACTTTATTATGGATAACACAGAAGTGTGCAACACCAGGAAGCCTTTCTTGGTCCTGATGGTTCCAGTGGCACCAAATAACGTGGCAGCTCGGGACGCGATCCGACAGAcgtggggcagcagcagcctggttcAGGGGAAGGTGGTGCTCACCCTGTTCTTGCTGGGTCTCCCGAGTGGAGCGgactttcagcagcagcaggagaaagtcAGACAGGAGAATCAGCAGCATCATGATCTGATCCAGAGCGACTTCATGGACACCTACCTAAATCTTACCATTAAAACCATGGTGATCATGGACTGGCTAGCCACCCGCTGCCCTACAGCAGCCTACGCCATGAAGATAGATTCAGACATGTTTCTAAACATTGACAATCTCATGGTTATGCTGCAGAAGCCAGGTATCCCCAAGACTAAGTATCTGACAGGATACGTCATGTGGAACATTCCAGTCATACGTTCAATGGACTCTAAGTGGTATGTCTCCGAGGAGTTGTACCCAGATCCCCAGTACCCGACCTACACGCTGGGCATGGGCTATGTCTTCTCCAACGATCTCCCACAGAAGTTTGTAGAAGTCTCAACATCTATCACACCCTTTAACATAGAAGATGCTTATATTGGAATGTGCATGAAAAAGCTAGGATTCCCTGTGACGCCACCACCAGACCCTGGTCAGTTCAGGACTTATAACATAATGTATAACCGCTGTGAGTACTCCAAGATCATCACCTACATTCTCGGGTCTTCAGAGGAACTGGTGAGGTACTGGACAGATCTAAAGAAACCTGGACCTCCGTGTTGA